Within Ovis aries strain OAR_USU_Benz2616 breed Rambouillet chromosome 11, ARS-UI_Ramb_v3.0, whole genome shotgun sequence, the genomic segment GTGTCTCACAGCTCAGCAGGTGGGCCCCGTGACCCCTGAGGTGCCACAGCTCCCCCAAGGCTGGATCCGCCTCGCCCTCCCTGCTGTTCGCCCTGACCCAGCCTCACTATCTCCAAAATGTTCCATCCAAAGGCCCAGCCACACCACCCACCTCACCCCACTCACCACCTAAGTTGTCTCAAATCACGTGCTCACTGTGCCTAAATCATCAGTTCTCTAAAGACACCCTGGACACCTCATACGGTGCGCACCAGCTAAGCCCTCCTCGTGGCAGCGAAGGGTGGGTGAGGCCGCTCATGACAGCCACCAGCCACGGACATCTGGACAGGGCGAGTCGGCCACCATGTACCCAGAGCCCTTCCCTGCCTTGCCCACTTCTGATGGCACACTGTCAACATGGGAGGCCCCCgggagcacccccaccccccgttGTTGGGTCAACTCTCTGCCCAAATTCTAGAGAAATACAAGTTCTCTCTGATTCCTCTCCCCCGACCTGGGTCCCCTGGCCCCCAGGTGGAGTGAGGCCCCGACCTGGACACCAGCATGGAACAAAGTTGCTGGCCCCTGCCCACCATGCCACCACAGCAAATGTCCTAGAAGTCTGGGCCCTCTCCAGCCCATGAGCTCCCCAGCAGAGCTGTGGGGACCGTCCACACTCACATCATGGGCCCACCTTGACCTGAAGACCACCCTGCACTGGAGGACCCGCTGGGTATCAAGGCCTTGATCTTCCCCCTCTGGCTCCCTGGTTCCAGGTAGGCTGACCACACATGCCTGGTCCTGCCTCCTAACAGCCCAGACGCATGCTAACTAGAAGGTTCTGGTCACATCTCAGGCAGAGACAGGGCACTCAGCCATGACTGCAGGAGCTTCCTGGGTCTCAGGGAAGGGGCTTCTCCTCCCAAGAGGTGGCGTCCAGAGTGATCCCCAGGCTGGGGGGAGGGCAGACAGAGGGGTTACCATGCTTCTCTGGAGCCCTGAGACTACAGAGGACGCTGGGCTGTGACCCCTGAGCAGATCACTACAGGGGTGTGAAGGCCAAATCCAAAGCTCCAGAGCACCAGGCCTTTTGGTGGAGGCACCCTGAACCCGCCCACCTACAGACCCCGCCACGGCCCCGCACTCACCTGCGAAAACGCGGGCACGGCCACGCTATAGGGCCTCTGCTTGAAGGCGCCGGCTGTCTGGGTGGGGAAGGCCCGGGAGGACGTCCCGTAGTCGGGGGGCGGGAGGGCCAGGTCCTCCTTGTCCAGGAGATTACCCGTGCTGCTGCTCTTGCCCTGCTGCAGGCTGCGGGGGTGGGCAGGGCGGTCATCCGGGcccacctgggccccctgcttccCTTGGCCCCACAGGAGGGCGGAATGGAAGGCAGCAGTGATGCTGCCTGGGTGGGCCtgggcctcccccagcccccaccccgcccgctCTTAAGAGCAGAGTGTGAGGCATGCCAGGGTGGTACGGGGAGCCCAGTTCACCCTTGCAACTGTCTCGGGTgagcccccgccccaccccacacaGCTCTCAGACACCTCCACCCCTCACAGCACCTCCACACCCCTGGACCCAAGGGTCTCAAACGTGCAGCCCCTACCCCGAGCTACAGGCCACCTGCCCCGTCAGCATGCTCACCTCATGTGCAACCTATCCCCGCCGTCATTGTCTAGGACTCGGGTGTAGGAGAAGGGAAACCAGCCCCGCCTGGAACAGGAGGCCCCGTCAGAGTGCGTCAGCTGGCCCCAGGTCCCACCCGTTCCCCCGCCCACCTGCACGCATCTGAGGAGGCAGTGCAGCAGGGCCTGTAGGTAGGCGGGTTCAGGGTGCCTCCACCAAAAGGCCTGGTGCTCTGGAGCTTTGGATTTGGCCTTCACACCCCTGCACACACTCCAGGGAGACCAGGAGACCCCACTGGGGCATCCATCCAGCTCTGAGCCACCCTGCCCTGGACGGGAGTGGGGCTGTGGGTGAGCAAAGGTGCCAGGACCGAGCAGGGCTCTAACTCTTCAACAAGCAGGATGGAATTCCTGGCTCAGCTCCACATGGCTGCAAAGCCACAGCCCCAACAGGAGAGGCTGCCTGGAGCCCCCATGGGGAGGGTGCCCCTTGGCACTCAGAACTGCCAACCCAGGGTGGCGCTTGCCAGGAGGCCAGAGCCAAGCTCAGCCCAGCCTCTCCCTTCCTGTTGGAGGCAGGCTGATTCTGCCCCGGGCAGGGGTCTCTCAGCCCACCAAAAGACACACACACgatggtggtgggtggtgggggcAGTCGGAAGGGACAGCCCCTGACCTGGGCATCTTCTGGCTGAGCGAGAGCCAGGCGTTGGCATAGCCTCTTGGCAACAGGTGTCAAACTGAGCTGTGAAGGTGTGGCCTGTGACTCAAGGCCACTTCTAGAAGCCTCACAAGGGTGGCTCACGTGCACAGAAAGGCTCTGGGGTGGAAGGCTGGCTTCTGACTGGGAGGCCACGTGCACATGTGGGGTGCCGGGCTGAGTCAAGGGACATAGAAGTGAGGGCTGGTGGGGGCCTGCGGACACGTCTGTCCCTCCTAATGGACCTGTGGGACCTGGATAGTCAGTCTGAAGGAGGACCCAGAGCCAGGACGCAGGCACCCAGGTCAGGAGGCTGACGCCCCCGCCAGACTCACATCTTGGTCTTCTCGCTCTCGCCATAGTGCCAGCCGTCTCGGGCCTCGGGCACCAGCAGGGTGATGAGGTCGCCCTCCTTGAAGCTCAGCAGGGTGCTGTTGTCCCCGGCCGCGTGGGAGAAAATGGCCTTGACCCGCATGCGGCCGTTGCGCTCCAGGCCAGCGGCCATGGAGCTCGAGCGCGGCAGGGTCTTGTTCTCGGCTGCCAGGAACGTCAGGGCAGGTGTGAGGGGGAGCTCCACCACACGCGGGAAAGGGCGCGGTCACCCTCCCGTCAGCTCAGCTGTCCAACCGTGGGACGCTTGGAGCCCCCAGGTGGGCCTGGAGGTGGGCGGCCCACCCTCATGGATGACTGCCAGGCCTCCGGGGCTGTCTGGCTCAGACTCCGGAAGGAGCTGGGAGCTAGGGTGCGTGTGGATGTGGCCTCTGACCCGCCGCTCATTAGCTGGGGCAGTTCTCTGGGTCTTAGGCTCAGCTTTCCCATCTGCTAATGGGGAGACCCTCACAGGCCAAGGCCCACTGGTGGGGCTGCAGGAGGGGGAGTGCTGTCCATGGCAGACAGgctggaggcagggcagggaatgGTCCCACGGTCAGCAAAGTGCCCTCCAGCGTCACCCATCTGCTCCTGTCACCGGCTGAGCTGCTGGCGTCCCTGCACCGCCCTGCCCTACCACACTCACttcacgggggagcctggtcaaACTCAAGGATCCGGGATGGAAATCTCAAAGCGGTCCCCAGGGTGCTGCACACACGTGTGCCTGTGAGCCTCTGGGctccccccagcctcccctcGGGGATGCCGTGACTGCTGTGGGCCGGGTGGGCCTGGGGCCCCAGTGGAGCGCTTACTGGTGGCGTAGCTGTTCTTGGGCGCCACGCTTTTGCGCACGGGAAGCGTGTTGGAGTAAGAGTCACTCAGTTTGCTCTGAGACTGCGGGGGAGACGTGGACTTGGGCTGGGCAGCCTTGCGGTCAGCCCATGGGTTGTAGTCCTCGCTGTCTGGGCCCGAGACGCCGTTCATGACGGGTGCATTCTCCTGGGCAGACAGCCGCTGTTGAGAAGAGGTGGCGTGGGTGCGGTGTGGCAGGAGGGCCTGGGCCCGGCAAGGCCCCCTCTTAGGGCACCCCAGGATGCCAACCACCGGCACCAAGGGGAACCATCCCCACACCCACAGAACTTTCTGAAGCGAGGACTTACCCCCACAAACGGGGCCAGTTCGGGGGGCACTGGCAAGGGCTTGGCCCCCGGAATGGGGTCTGAGATGACCAGGCTGGACTTGGAGGCCGATAGGCCGCTGGGGAGGACGGAGCCGTTGCTGTTGCCCATCTGCTGCATTAGCTGCACGGCACGGTCGGGGATCTTGTTGGGGTCGGCGCAGGCCTGCTGCCATAGCGGCAGCTTCTGCGCCAGCAGCTCCTTGCCCTAGAGTGGAGGAAGCCGAACAGGGTGGGTGTGAGGGCCAGCCTCAGGCTCCCGCAGCCGGGGGGCTTCCCCGCAGGGCTGGGAGAGGCCAGGGCTTGTGGTCCACCTCACGGACACAGCCCCTCGACTCCCAGATGGCACCAGGCGGCTCCTGAAGAGACACACCCAACCCCAGGTGGGCACACCTGGCTGGGGCTGCTCTTCGCCAGGTGGGGTGCCTCAACGAGGTGAGCCACCTCTAAGTCCCTGACTCCCGACCTGGGAAGGGGCCGGGTATGGTACAGCATGCCCCCCAGCTGAGAGACCCTCAGAATGAGGTCAAACCAAGGCCTGACCCAAGAGGGGCCTCCCCAGGGGCCTGAGGGAGTTGAAAGAACAGGGGCCCACGTGGTCAGCCGTGGAACAGGACAGGCTCTTTGTGGTGAGGTACCAGGAAGAGTGCTGTTCAGGTAGACTTG encodes:
- the BAIAP2 gene encoding brain-specific angiogenesis inhibitor 1-associated protein 2 isoform X2, whose amino-acid sequence is MSLSRSEEMHRLTENVYKTIMEQFNPSLRNFIAMGKNYEKALAGVTYAAKGYFDALVKMGELASESQGSKELGDVLFQMAEVHRQIQNQLEEMLKSFHNELLTQLEQKVELDSRYLSAALKKYQTEQRSKGDALDKCQAELKKLRKKSQGSKNPQKYSDKELQYIDAIGNKQGELESYVSDGYKTALTEERRRFCFLVEKQCAVAKNSAAYHSKGKELLAQKLPLWQQACADPNKIPDRAVQLMQQMGNSNGSVLPSGLSASKSSLVISDPIPGAKPLPVPPELAPFVGRLSAQENAPVMNGVSGPDSEDYNPWADRKAAQPKSTSPPQSQSKLSDSYSNTLPVRKSVAPKNSYATTENKTLPRSSSMAAGLERNGRMRVKAIFSHAAGDNSTLLSFKEGDLITLLVPEARDGWHYGESEKTKMRGWFPFSYTRVLDNDGGDRLHMSLQQGKSSSTGNLLDKEDLALPPPDYGTSSRAFPTQTAGAFKQRPYSVAVPAFSQGLDDYGARAVSSGSGTLVSTV
- the BAIAP2 gene encoding brain-specific angiogenesis inhibitor 1-associated protein 2 isoform X1, producing MSLSRSEEMHRLTENVYKTIMEQFNPSLRNFIAMGKNYEKALAGVTYAAKGYFDALVKMGELASESQGSKELGDVLFQMAEVHRQIQNQLEEMLKSFHNELLTQLEQKVELDSRYLSAALKKYQTEQRSKGDALDKCQAELKKLRKKSQGSKNPQKYSDKELQYIDAIGNKQGELESYVSDGYKTALTEERRRFCFLVEKQCAVAKNSAAYHSKGKELLAQKLPLWQQACADPNKIPDRAVQLMQQMGNSNGSVLPSGLSASKSSLVISDPIPGAKPLPVPPELAPFVGRLSAQENAPVMNGVSGPDSEDYNPWADRKAAQPKSTSPPQSQSKLSDSYSNTLPVRKSVAPKNSYATTENKTLPRSSSMAAGLERNGRMRVKAIFSHAAGDNSTLLSFKEGDLITLLVPEARDGWHYGESEKTKMRGWFPFSYTRVLDNDGGDRLHMSLQQGKSSSTGNLLDKEDLALPPPDYGTSSRAFPTQTAGAFKQRPYSVAVPAFSQGLDDYGARAVSRNPFASVQLKPTVTNDRSAPLLS
- the BAIAP2 gene encoding brain-specific angiogenesis inhibitor 1-associated protein 2 isoform X3 codes for the protein MSLSRSEEMHRLTENVYKTIMEQFNPSLRNFIAMGKNYEKALAGVTYAAKGYFDALVKMGELASESQGSKELGDVLFQMAEVHRQIQNQLEEMLKSFHNELLTQLEQKVELDSRYLSAALKKYQTEQRSKGDALDKCQAELKKLRKKSQGSKNPQKYSDKELQYIDAIGNKQGELESYVSDGYKTALTEERRRFCFLVEKQCAVAKNSAAYHSKGKELLAQKLPLWQQACADPNKIPDRAVQLMQQMGNSNGSVLPSGLSASKSSLVISDPIPGAKPLPVPPELAPFVGRLSAQENAPVMNGVSGPDSEDYNPWADRKAAQPKSTSPPQSQSKLSDSYSNTLPVRKSVAPKNSYATTENKTLPRSSSMAAGLERNGRMRVKAIFSHAAGDNSTLLSFKEGDLITLLVPEARDGWHYGESEKTKMRGWFPFSYTRVLDNDGGDRLHMSLQQGKSSSTGNLLDKEDLALPPPDYGTSSRAFPTQTAGAFKQRPYSVAVPAFSQGLDDYGARAVSSADVEVARF